The segment CGCGCTCCGCGTACGGCGCGTTGATCGAGCGCGCGAGCGTGTGGCACCGCGAGCAGAGTCTCGCGTAGGCCTCGTAGTCGCGCCGGCGCTCCGGAGGGTACGACGAGACGTCCACGCTGTCCGGCCCCAGGTCGCTGTAGAACAGGGCGGCCCTGCGCCTATCGGCCGGCGCCTCCGGGACGTCCGCGGCGCCGGACGGGGCGGCCGGGCCGGCCGGCACGGGAATCTCGCCCCATATCCGCCAGGCCGCGCAGCCCGCGGCGAGCAGGACCAGCGCGAGCGGGATGAGACGGGGCCTCATGGCGCCTCCCCGGAGGCGCCCGGCATCAGGCGCGGCTGACGCGACTTCTGCATGTGCTCGAGCAGCCTCTCGAGCGTGGGCACGAAGCGGCGCTTGAGCTCCTCGGTCCGCTCGTCGAAGCGCTTCTTGTCGTCCACCTTGCGCACGCGGGCGTCGTACTCGAGGAAATCGAGCATGGCCTTCATCTGGTCCGCCGGGATCGGCCCTTCGCTCTGCAGCCGGGAGTGCAGGCTCATGCGGATCATGTGGAAATGCCAGTAGGCCCGGCTCTGCACGGGGGAGTTCACCGCCCGAGCCAAGGTGTGGCAGCGCGCGCATTGCAGGCGGAAGAAGCCGTAGTTGTACCTCTGCTGGGCCGGGTAGGCGGAGACGTCGATCGAATCCGGGCCGAGATCGGCGTAGTAGAGCGTCCGGGGGAGTTCCTCCGCCGGAGGCAGCGCGGCCTCCCGGGCCGCGACGGGCGCCGTCGACAGCTCGAACTCCACGGCCGAGAACCGTCCGGCCGGGGCCGCCGCGGGGTCCTGGTAGCCCGACCAGCGGAACAGCGAGCACCCGGCGAGGAAGCCGAGGGCCGCCGCGAGCGCCGCCAGCGCGAGCCTGTTCATGGCCGTCGGGGAGCAACGGACCGACCACGCGCCGGACAGGCCGTTCCGTTGCTGGATCAAGGACGACGCCCGGAGGCCTCATGCTGCGATTCCCGCCGCGACGCATACTCGCCGCCGTCGAACCCGACGCGGTCTCGCTCCACGCCTGGGAGGCCGCCCGGGAGATCGCCGCGCGCTTCGGCGCCGGCCTCGAGGCCGTCTGGTGCGTCGTCCCGGGCCAGCGCCTCGACGGCCTGAAGAGCCTGCGCGCGCGGCTCGGCCCGGGGGCGCGCGTGCACGCCGTCAAGGGCGATCCGGTGTCCGCCCTGCGCCGCCTGGCCGGCGACCGCCGCGTCGACCTTCTCGTCCTGGGCACGCATCACCGCCCGGGGATCGTGCGCTGGGTGCGGGGCTCGGTCGCCGAGGCCGTGGTCCACCAAGCACCCTGCCCGGTGCTCGTCGTGCCGCGCGCCTGGCGCGAGCCGAGGAGCGTCCTGGCCCCGGTCCACGGCGCGCCCTACGCCCGCCGGGGGCTCCTGGCCGCGGCGGTCCTCGCCCGGGCCTACAAGGCGCGGCTGACGATGCTCGAGGTCGTCGAGGAGACCGACAAGGCGTCCTACGCGGCGCGGCGCGTCAGCGCGCAGGCCCGGAAGCTGCCGCCGGCGATGGCCCTGGCCGTGCGCCCCGAGCTCGAGGTCCGGGTCGGGCATCCGGTCAAGGAGATACTGCGGGCCGAGCGCGGCCGGGACCTGCTCGTCCTCGTCGCGCGCCGCACGTCGCTTCTCGGCGACATCGTCCTGGGGGCCACCGTGGAGCGCGTGCTTCGGCATTCGCGCATCCCGGTGCTGGCTATCCCCTCGCGCTGAGGCGCGCGCTCAGTGGCCCTGGAGCCAGGCGACGAGCGAGCTCACGGCGAGGGGCTTCTCGAACATGCAGTCGATCGGCGAGGTGCCGGCGTCCTCCTCGTGGAACACCGCGCTGACCATCGCTATGCGCAGGTCCGGCCGCAGGGCCTTGGCCTGGCGCGACAGCTCGAAGCCGTCCATCGGGTCCATGCGCCCGTCGGTGACCATGCAGTCGATGGGCCGCGTCGCGAGGAGCTCGAGCGCCTCGGCCCCGCTGCCCGCCGACAACGTCGGATAGCCCGCCCGCTTCAGCGACAGGCTCAGCATCGCCCGCAGGGAGGCGTCGTCGTCGACGATCAGGACGGCCGGACGGTTGTTCATCGGTACCGTATCTGCAATGAAACGGCCACCCGTCCGTCGAGCTACTTCTTCTTCGCCGGGATCCCGTACGCCTTGAGCTTGCGCCAGAGCGTGTTGCGGGCCACGCCCAGGCGCTTGGCCGCCGCGACCTGGTTGCCGCCGCAGTCCTCGATGGCCTGCAGGATATGCCGCTTCTCGGCGTCGTCGAGGGTCTCGCGCGGGTCGTTCTTGGCGGCCTCCGCGCTCGGCAGCATCTCCGGCGGCAGGTCGCCGGGCGCGATGGACGCCCCGGAGGCCATGATGAGCACGCGCTCGACGACGTGCTCGAGCTCGCGCACGTTGCCGGGCCAGCGGTAGCGGCGCAGCGCGTCGGCCGCCGCGGGGGAGAACTTCACCGCGGCGCCGCCGAGCTTCTTCTTGGCCTTTCTTAGAAAATGTTCAGCCAACGGAAGGATGTCCTCGGGGCGCTCGCGCAGCGCGGGCAGCTCGATGGGGAATACCTTGAGACGGTAGTAGAGGTCCTCGCGGAACTTGCCCTCGGCGACGAGCTTGGTGAGGTCCTTGTTGGTCGCGGCCAGCAGGCGCCCGGAGACCTTGAAGGGGTGGTTGTCGCCGACGCGGCGTATTTCGCCTTCCTGCAGAGCCCGGAGGAGCTTGACCTGCAGGCCCGGCGTCGTCTCGCTGATCTCGTCGAGGAACAAGGTCCCGCCGTTGGCCTCCTCGAAGAGGCCGCGCTTGTTGCGCTCGGCGCCGGTGAAGGCGCCGCGCACGTGGCCGAACAGCTCGCTCTCGAGCAGGCCCTCGGGCAGGGCGCCGCAGTTGATCGCGACGAAGGCGCCGTTGCGCCGGGGGCTCTTCTCGTGGAGCGCGCGCGCGATGAGCTCCTTGCCGGTGCCGGACTCGCCCATGATCAGGACCGTGGCCTCGGTGGCGGCGACCTTCGAGACGAGGTCGAGGACCTTGCGCATCGGCGGCCCGGAGAAGACGATCCCGTCGAAGCTGTACTTGTCCTTGACCTCCTCGCGCAGCCGCTCGACCTCGTGGACGAGCCGGCTGTGCTCGAGGGCCTTGTCGAGCACGAGGTTGAGCTCCTCGGGCTCGACGGGCTTGGTCAGGTAGTCGAAGGCCCCGGCGCGCATCGCGGCGACGGCCGTGTCGATCGAGCCGTGCCCGGTCATCACGAGGACCTCGACGCGGGGGTGCTTCTCCTTGGCCGCCTTGAGCACCTCGAGGCCGTCGAGGTCGCCGAGCTTGAGGTCGGTGACGACGGCGTCGTACTCGGACGCTCCGAGCTTGGACATGGCCTCGGCGCCGCTCTTGGCGACGTCGACGGCGTGGCCGCGGCGCTTGAGCTCCATGCCCAGCATCGCGCCGAGCGAGAGGTTGTCTTCGACGAGAAGGATGCGTGTCTTGTCGTTCATGTTCGTTGTCAGTCCTCGATTCGCGGCAAAGTGACGGTGAAGGTGGTCCCGTGGCCGAGCCGGGTCTCGACGTCGATGCGGCCGCCGTGCGCCTTGACGATGCTCTCGGCGATGGCGAGGCCCAGGCCCGTGCCCTGCTGCTTGGAGGTGCGGAAGGGCTTGAACAGGTCGGCGCGCAGCGACTCGGGGATGCCCGAGCCGGTGTCGGTGATCGCGAACCAGGCCAGGTCGTCGCCCTTGCCGGTGCGCACCGTCACCGTCCCCTTGCCGCCCAGCACCTGGATCGCGTTGAGCAGGATGTTCCAGACCACCTGGCGGATCTGGTCGGCGTCGAAGGGGAAGGGCTTCAGGTCGTGGTTGACGGCCAGCGCGAGGCGCGCGTCGCCCACGAGGTCCTTGTTGACGAAGGCCATCTGCGCGACGTCGGTCAGCAGCGCGTTGAGGTCGTTCTGGCCGGAGTTCATCGGGCGCGGGCGCGCGTAGGACAGGAAGTTGCTGAGCGCCTCGTTGAGGCGCTTGCTCTCGGTGCGCAGGACGCGGGTCACGGTGTCCTTGTCCTCTCGCGTCAGGCCCTCGTCCATCAGCTGCTGCGCGGCGATCACGATGGAGCCGAGCGGGTTGCGGATCTCGTGGGCGACGACGGCCGCCATCTCGCCGATGGTGGCCAGCGCCTCGGAGTGGGCCAGGCGCTCCTGCATCTGCTTCTGCTCGCTGAGGTCGACGCCGTTGGAGATGTAGCCGAGGATCGCGCCCGCCTCGTTGCGCACCGCGGTGATGGTCAGGATCAGCGGCACCTCGCGCCCGTCCTTGGCCTTGTTGATGAGCTCGCCGCGCCAGTAGCCCTTCCTGGGGTCGAGGATGCTGCGCCACATCCTTTTGTAAAGCTCGTCGGTCGAGTGCCGGGAACGCAGGATCGCGGGGGTCTTGCCGATGACCTCCTCGCGGGTATAGCCGTAATGGGCGGTGAAGGCGTCGTTGACGTTCAAGATGATGCCGTTCGGGTCGCTGTAGAACATCACGTCGTTCGAGCGCCGAAAACCCATCAAAAGAAGGTCTTTCAGGTCGATGTCTGATTTTGGCACGTGTTCCATTATGTAGCAAATTTCGAGCCCAGGCGCTTTGGCAGGAGTATTGCTACAATGCCGGTAGGAACAAAATGGCCAAAATAAAATGATGAAGCAATCCCAGAAGCTGTCATTAGCGGCAAGTCAGCGGCTCACCGTCATGGGCCGCATGCGCATGGCCGATTGGATCGAGATGCCCGAGCGCGAGTTCGCTCAGGAGATCGTCAAGCTCGAGAAGGACCCCCTGTTCCAAAAGTTATACTTCGGGGACGGCCGCATCCCCGGAGCCTTCCGCCGCCAGCGCTGGCCGGGGGGGAGGCTGTCCGGCTCGTTCTACGAGATCGACGAGCGCACCGCGGCGGGCGCGGGCGAGCGCGTCGGCGTCGAGGAGTTCGCGCAGACCCGCGGCCCGGCGCTGGCCGCGATCAAGCGCATGGGGCAGAAGGATTTCGAGCGCTACTTCCTCCACGGCGAGGACGCGCTGACCCTCGAGGAGATCGGCCGCCGCACCGGCCTGAAGCCCGAGGAGGTGCGCAGCATCCACGAGCTCGTCGTCGAGCTCGGCGCGCGCGCCGAGTTCGAGACCGCCGTCGAGGCGCCCTCGGCGTCGCCCGGGCGCCAGTCCGCGTGCCTGGCCCAGATCTCGCTGTCCGGCGGGGTGCCGTCCTTCGAGTTCTACGCGCCGTACTGGGCGCGCGGACTGTATCAGGTCCGCCACGACCTCCTCGACCGCTGGAAGGACGACGGCCTCACGCCGGTCGAGCGCAAGCACCTGCCCGGCCTGCTCAAGCGCCTGGAGACCTTCAACCTGCGCCAGAGCACCTTGTACCGCCTGCTCGAGATGGTCGCGCGCCTTCAGGTCGATTTCCTCAAGAGCGAGCAGGCCGTCGACGTCCGTCCGATCAGCCTGCGCCAACTGGCCAAGCGTCTGGACCTGGCTCCGAGCACGGTCAGCCGCGCGTTCGCGCGGCGCTCCGTGCAGCTGCCCTCGCAGCGCGAGCTGCCCCTGATCTCGTTCGTGCCCGGGCGGCGCTGCGTCCTGCGCGAGTTGCTCGGAGGCTGGCTCGCCGAGAACGCCGCCGTCACCGACGCCGCCCTCGCCGAGCGCCTGAAGCTGGAGCGGGGCATCTCCGTCTCGCGCCGCACCGTCAACGCCGTCCGTCACGAGCTGCACGCCGAGAAGCGCCGCTGATCGAACCTCGTACCGACCGCCCTAACCACATGAAAACCATCACCGCGGCTCAGGCTCTGGCGCCCCTGCGCAGCGGCCAGCGCGTGCTCGTCGGCTCCGGGGCCGCCGTCCCGCAGGCGCTCGTCTCGGCGCTGTCGGCGCGCGCGATGGCTCTCGCCGACGTCGAGGTCATGCACCTGATGACCCTCGCCAAGGCCCCGTACGCGGCGCCCTCCTTCAAGGGCCACGTCCGCCACAACGCCCTGTTCATCGGCGCCAACACGCGCGAGGCCGTGGGCGCGGGCCTCGCCGACTACACGCCCTGCTTCCTCCACGAGGTCCCGGGCCTGTTCCGCTCCGGCCATCTCCCGCTCGACGTGGCGCTCGTCCAGATCGCGCCCCCGCGCGGGGGCGTCGCCTCGCTCGGCGTCTCGGTCGACGTGGTCAAGGCCGCGGTCGAGTCCGCCGCCTACGTCGTCGCGCTCGTCAACCCGGAGATGCCCTGGACCGAGGGAGCCTCGACCGTCCCCCTGTCGGACATCGACGCGTTCGTGCTGGGCGACGGTCCCATCCTGGAGCTCCCGGTCCGCGAGGCCACGGCCGAGGCGCTGTGGATCGGCCGCTACGTGCGCGAGCTCGTGGAGGACGGCTCGACCATCCAGGTCGGCATCGGCGCGATCCCCGACGCCGTGCTCGCCGCGCTCGCGGGCAAGAAGGACCTCGGCGTCCACTCCGAGATGATCTCCGACGGCGTCCTGGACCTCGTCGAGTCGGGCGCGGTCAACGGCAAGAAGAAGACGCTCCACGCCGGTGCCGTCGTCGCCTCCTTCTGCATGGGCAGCCGCCGCCTCTACGACGCGGTCGAGGACAACCCGCGCTTCCTCTTCCATCCCAGCGACTACGTCAACGACCCCGTCGTCGTCGCGCAGAACCAGCGGATGGTGTCGATCAACTCCGCCTTGCTCGTGGACCTCACCGGCCAGGTCGCCGCCGATTCGCTCAACGGCCGCCTGTACAGCGGCGTCGGCGGCCAGGTGGACTTCGTGCGCGGCGCCGCCGCCTCGCGCGGCGGGAAGTCCGTCATCGTCCTGCCATCGACGGCGAAAGGGGGCGCGGTCTCGCGGATCTCGTGCGCGTTGTCCCCGGGCACGGGCGTGGTCACCTCGCGCGCCGACATCGACTACGTGGTCACCGAGTACGGCATCGCCAGCCTCAAGGCCAAGACGATCCGCCAGCGCGCCGTCGCGCTCATCCAGATCGCCCACCCGCGCTTCCGCGCGGCGTTGGCTCAAGAGGCCGCGAAGCTCGGCCTGATGGACGCGGGCCACGTCCTGCCGCCGCCGGACGGCGCCTATCCGATCGAGCTCCAGTCGCGCCGCCGCGTCGGCGAGCTCGACCTGGTCGTGCGGCCCTTGAGCCCGGCCGACGAGAAGGCCTTGAAGGACCTCTTTTACGCCCAGTCCGAGGAGACGACCGCCCTGCGCTTCGGCACCCCGCTCTCGCGGCTCTCCGAGACCCAGTTCCAGGAGCTCGTCGCCATCGACTTCCGCACCTCGATGGCCCTCGGCGCCTTCCTGTGCGAGGGCCGCCGCCGGCGCCTCGTCGGCGTCGCGCGCTACCACACCCGCGACGGGGAGAACGAGGCCGACCTCCACGTCGCCGTGCGCGACGACTTCCAGCGCAAGGGCGTGGGCAGCGAGCTGGTCCGGGCCCTGGCCCACACCGGCGCCGCGCGCGGCGTGGACTCCTTCCGCGGCGAGGAGCGCGGGCCCGGCATCGCGCGCCTGCTGCGCCGCTGCTTCTCCGAGGTCCGCGAGCGGGGCCTCGGCCCCAACGGCATGCGCATCTGGGCGCGCCTGGCCGACATCCGCTGAACGGTCGCTCGCGGCGGTCGTGGGCCTGCCTGGCGAGCTCGGCGGCGCGGCCTTCGCCGGCTTCGAGCGAAGGCGACCATGATTATCTTGAGATAAACACGCGGCCGCTCGGTCCTGGACCGAGTCGATGGCGCCGGAGAGGCTAAGGTCTCCGGGTCAAGCGCGCCAGACGCGGAACTTCCAGGTCCGCTCCTGCATGTGCTCGAGGTGCATCTTCAGGAACAGCTCGGCGGCGGACTCGTTCATGTGCTGGGCCAGGATCTCCACGGCGACGTCGTCGCTCGGCGCCCAGCCTTCGGTCTCCGGGGGAGGCTCGCGCCTCAGCCGGGCCGCCGTCTCGGCGGACTCCGCGGTCGTGACCACCAAGAGGCTTTCGAGGCGGGTGCGGTTGAGGATCTCGTAGATGTGGACCTTGCGCGTCTCGGTGTTCACGGGCGTGATGGACATGCCTCAGTATGGCCCCGGGGCGCCGGTGACGCCAGTCACTTCGCGAGTCTTAACCCATTTTTTACCAAGAGGAGCATGTGGTATCATCCGCAGATGATCGACTCCGACGTTCCTCCGATAGAGTCCCTGGCGGCCCGAGACTCCTCCGAGTTCCTGGCCAACGCCCAGCACCATCAGGCCCTGCTCCAGGACCTCCATGCGCGCCTCGAGAAGGCCCGGGCGGGGGGCTCGGCGAAGTCGGTCGAGCTGCACCGCTCCCGCGGCAAGCTCACCGCCCGCGAGCGCGTCGAGCGCCTCCTCGACCACGGCACCTTCTTCCTCGAGCTGTCCGCCCTGGCGGCGATGGGCCTCTACGACGACGAGGTCCCCGGCGCCGGCATGATCTCCGGCCTGGGCGTGATCAGCGGCCGCCTGTGCGTTATCGTCGCCAACGACGCCACCGTCAAGGGCGGCACCTACTACGCCGAGACCATCAAGAAGCACCTGCGCGCCCAGGAAGTGGCTCTCGAGAACCGCCTTCCCTGCGTCTACCTCGTGGACTCGGGCGGGGTGTTCCTGCCCAAGCAGGCGGAGGTGTTCCCGGACAAGGAGCACTTCGGCCGCATTTTTTATAACCAGGCCTTGATGTCTTCGCTGGGCATCCCTCAGATCGCGATCGTCATGGGCATGTGCACCGCCGGCGGCGCCTACGTCCCCGCCATGGCCGACGAGTGCGTCATCGTCCGCAACCAGGGCACCATCTATCTCGGCGGCCCGCCCTTGGTCAAGGCGGCGACGGGGGAGGAGTCCACCGCCGAGGAGCTCGGCGGCGGCGACATGCACAGCCGCACTTCGGGCGTCACCGACCATCTGGCCGACAACGACGAGCACGCTTTGCAGATCTGCCGGTCGATCGTGGCCAGCCTCAACGCTCCTCTCTTCGACTTGGGCCAGGGCGAGGCGCCCCTCTACCCCGCCGACGACCTGTACGGCCTCGTCAACCGCGACCTCCGCCGTCCGGTCGACCCGAAGGAAGTGATCGCGCGTCTCGTGGACGGCTCGCGCTTCCACGAGTTCAAGTCCCTTTACGGCTTGACCATGACCACCGGCTTCGCCAAGATCCACGGCCGCCCGGTCGGCATACTCGCCAACCGCGGCGTCCTCTTCTCCGAGGCGGCGCTCAAGGGCGCGCATTTCATCGAGCTGTGCGACCAGCGCAAGATCCCGCTCCTGTTCCTCCAGAACATCACCGGCTTCATGGTCGGGAAAGATTTCGAGCAGGCCGGCATCATCAAGCACGGCGCCAAGCTCGTGCAGGCCGTTTCGACGGCGCGCGTCCCTAAAATAACGGTCATCGTCGGGTCTTCGAACGGCGCGGGGAATTACGCCATGT is part of the Elusimicrobiota bacterium genome and harbors:
- a CDS encoding GNAT family N-acetyltransferase, with the translated sequence MKTITAAQALAPLRSGQRVLVGSGAAVPQALVSALSARAMALADVEVMHLMTLAKAPYAAPSFKGHVRHNALFIGANTREAVGAGLADYTPCFLHEVPGLFRSGHLPLDVALVQIAPPRGGVASLGVSVDVVKAAVESAAYVVALVNPEMPWTEGASTVPLSDIDAFVLGDGPILELPVREATAEALWIGRYVRELVEDGSTIQVGIGAIPDAVLAALAGKKDLGVHSEMISDGVLDLVESGAVNGKKKTLHAGAVVASFCMGSRRLYDAVEDNPRFLFHPSDYVNDPVVVAQNQRMVSINSALLVDLTGQVAADSLNGRLYSGVGGQVDFVRGAAASRGGKSVIVLPSTAKGGAVSRISCALSPGTGVVTSRADIDYVVTEYGIASLKAKTIRQRAVALIQIAHPRFRAALAQEAAKLGLMDAGHVLPPPDGAYPIELQSRRRVGELDLVVRPLSPADEKALKDLFYAQSEETTALRFGTPLSRLSETQFQELVAIDFRTSMALGAFLCEGRRRRLVGVARYHTRDGENEADLHVAVRDDFQRKGVGSELVRALAHTGAARGVDSFRGEERGPGIARLLRRCFSEVRERGLGPNGMRIWARLADIR
- a CDS encoding PAS domain S-box protein, with the protein product MPKSDIDLKDLLLMGFRRSNDVMFYSDPNGIILNVNDAFTAHYGYTREEVIGKTPAILRSRHSTDELYKRMWRSILDPRKGYWRGELINKAKDGREVPLILTITAVRNEAGAILGYISNGVDLSEQKQMQERLAHSEALATIGEMAAVVAHEIRNPLGSIVIAAQQLMDEGLTREDKDTVTRVLRTESKRLNEALSNFLSYARPRPMNSGQNDLNALLTDVAQMAFVNKDLVGDARLALAVNHDLKPFPFDADQIRQVVWNILLNAIQVLGGKGTVTVRTGKGDDLAWFAITDTGSGIPESLRADLFKPFRTSKQQGTGLGLAIAESIVKAHGGRIDVETRLGHGTTFTVTLPRIED
- a CDS encoding sigma-54-dependent Fis family transcriptional regulator gives rise to the protein MNDKTRILLVEDNLSLGAMLGMELKRRGHAVDVAKSGAEAMSKLGASEYDAVVTDLKLGDLDGLEVLKAAKEKHPRVEVLVMTGHGSIDTAVAAMRAGAFDYLTKPVEPEELNLVLDKALEHSRLVHEVERLREEVKDKYSFDGIVFSGPPMRKVLDLVSKVAATEATVLIMGESGTGKELIARALHEKSPRRNGAFVAINCGALPEGLLESELFGHVRGAFTGAERNKRGLFEEANGGTLFLDEISETTPGLQVKLLRALQEGEIRRVGDNHPFKVSGRLLAATNKDLTKLVAEGKFREDLYYRLKVFPIELPALRERPEDILPLAEHFLRKAKKKLGGAAVKFSPAAADALRRYRWPGNVRELEHVVERVLIMASGASIAPGDLPPEMLPSAEAAKNDPRETLDDAEKRHILQAIEDCGGNQVAAAKRLGVARNTLWRKLKAYGIPAKKK
- a CDS encoding methylcrotonoyl-CoA carboxylase; its protein translation is MIDSDVPPIESLAARDSSEFLANAQHHQALLQDLHARLEKARAGGSAKSVELHRSRGKLTARERVERLLDHGTFFLELSALAAMGLYDDEVPGAGMISGLGVISGRLCVIVANDATVKGGTYYAETIKKHLRAQEVALENRLPCVYLVDSGGVFLPKQAEVFPDKEHFGRIFYNQALMSSLGIPQIAIVMGMCTAGGAYVPAMADECVIVRNQGTIYLGGPPLVKAATGEESTAEELGGGDMHSRTSGVTDHLADNDEHALQICRSIVASLNAPLFDLGQGEAPLYPADDLYGLVNRDLRRPVDPKEVIARLVDGSRFHEFKSLYGLTMTTGFAKIHGRPVGILANRGVLFSEAALKGAHFIELCDQRKIPLLFLQNITGFMVGKDFEQAGIIKHGAKLVQAVSTARVPKITVIVGSSNGAGNYAMCGRAYGARFLFTWPNARVSVMGADQAATVMTIIKRDQLKRAKQELSAEDEAKIQAPIRAQYETEGHPYFGTARLWDDGIIAPADTRRVLAMALAAAAHAPIGGLHRPVFRM
- a CDS encoding response regulator; amino-acid sequence: MNNRPAVLIVDDDASLRAMLSLSLKRAGYPTLSAGSGAEALELLATRPIDCMVTDGRMDPMDGFELSRQAKALRPDLRIAMVSAVFHEEDAGTSPIDCMFEKPLAVSSLVAWLQGH
- a CDS encoding universal stress protein gives rise to the protein MLRFPPRRILAAVEPDAVSLHAWEAAREIAARFGAGLEAVWCVVPGQRLDGLKSLRARLGPGARVHAVKGDPVSALRRLAGDRRVDLLVLGTHHRPGIVRWVRGSVAEAVVHQAPCPVLVVPRAWREPRSVLAPVHGAPYARRGLLAAAVLARAYKARLTMLEVVEETDKASYAARRVSAQARKLPPAMALAVRPELEVRVGHPVKEILRAERGRDLLVLVARRTSLLGDIVLGATVERVLRHSRIPVLAIPSR